In Candidatus Thermodiscus eudorianus, a single genomic region encodes these proteins:
- a CDS encoding PIN domain-containing protein — translation MKTVDTNIFVEYLFNGDRADEAERLLASYPDLAVTVGIIDEVEFVIIRRLAKKRLGIRKLSRLKEHIRKRGLDFAIDMLGRYTEMLHEFDITVLRDHAEPKELLEAMRIYRLTPSDAIIALT, via the coding sequence TTGAAAACAGTAGATACTAACATCTTCGTTGAATATCTCTTCAACGGAGACCGTGCTGACGAAGCCGAGAGGCTCTTAGCTTCATATCCTGATCTGGCGGTGACAGTTGGGATAATCGATGAAGTGGAGTTTGTAATTATAAGACGCCTAGCAAAGAAGAGACTAGGTATTAGGAAGCTCAGTAGGCTAAAGGAACACATAAGAAAGAGGGGATTAGACTTCGCAATAGACATGCTAGGGAGATACACTGAGATGCTCCACGAATTCGACATAACGGTCTTGAGAGATCATGCAGAACCCAAGGAGCTACTAGAAGCCATGAGAATATACAGGCTAACCCCAAGCGACGCTATTATAGCCTTAACCT
- a CDS encoding antitoxin family protein: MSKVVRAVYKDGVLKLLEPVELREGEEVFVRLERYEDRVRRLRKYRGMLGKASREEIEELLLEAEFERL; encoded by the coding sequence GTCCAAGGTTGTCAGAGCAGTGTATAAGGATGGCGTGTTGAAGCTTCTAGAGCCTGTAGAGCTCAGGGAGGGCGAGGAGGTATTTGTAAGGTTGGAGAGGTACGAGGACCGTGTCAGGAGGCTCCGGAAGTATCGGGGCATGCTGGGTAAGGCGAGTAGGGAGGAGATAGAGGAGCTCCTGCTTGAGGCTGAGTTTGAGCGCCTCTAA